The following coding sequences are from one Methanosarcina sp. WWM596 window:
- a CDS encoding UbiD family decarboxylase — protein sequence MSYRDFIDRLKENGKLVEVPQPVSPRFEASRIAKKTKAPVLFRDISGSKVIMNLLGSRDELASMLGVLKEEIIRKLAEVSPEGEVRIVSESPTLEVIENEVDLTKLPILTHFEKDGAPYITAGIVVSEYGGTINASIHRLMLVGKDKLAARLVPPRHTYLLHKKAIEKGEPLPVAIVIGCDPTIIYATSTRVPVGKEFEYAAALRGAPVELFECSNGIKVPHSEIVLEGYVDPVKKVDEGPFVDITGTYDVVRKEPVIHITRVIHRKDPIYHGILPAGPEHLLMMGVPYEPRIYRAVGEVTTVKNVVLTEGGCCYLHAIVQIEKQTEGDGKNAIMAAFAAHTSLKHVVVVDEDINIFDPDDVEFAIATRVKGDMDIMIIPNVRGSSLDPRGAPDGTTTKVGIDATKVLIEKENFERAVIPEE from the coding sequence ATGAGTTATAGAGATTTTATAGACCGGTTAAAAGAAAACGGAAAACTGGTAGAAGTTCCGCAGCCCGTTTCCCCGAGATTCGAGGCTTCAAGGATTGCAAAAAAAACAAAAGCTCCGGTTCTTTTCCGCGACATTTCAGGTTCAAAGGTTATTATGAACCTGCTCGGGTCCAGGGACGAGCTTGCTTCCATGCTAGGGGTTCTTAAAGAAGAAATAATAAGGAAGCTTGCGGAAGTTTCTCCGGAAGGCGAAGTCCGGATAGTTTCAGAATCTCCTACCCTTGAAGTCATAGAAAACGAGGTTGACCTCACAAAACTTCCAATCCTTACCCATTTTGAAAAAGACGGAGCTCCCTATATAACTGCAGGGATTGTGGTTTCCGAATACGGAGGCACCATTAATGCTTCAATCCACCGCCTTATGCTTGTGGGAAAAGACAAACTCGCAGCCCGCCTTGTCCCCCCGAGACATACCTACCTCCTGCACAAAAAAGCCATCGAAAAAGGTGAACCTCTGCCTGTTGCAATTGTTATCGGCTGCGACCCTACGATTATTTACGCAACCTCTACAAGGGTTCCTGTCGGAAAGGAATTTGAATACGCGGCCGCCCTGCGGGGTGCTCCGGTAGAACTCTTTGAGTGCTCAAATGGGATAAAAGTACCACACTCCGAGATCGTGCTCGAGGGGTATGTTGACCCTGTGAAAAAAGTTGATGAAGGTCCATTTGTGGACATTACCGGAACATACGATGTGGTAAGGAAAGAACCTGTAATCCACATCACCCGCGTGATCCACAGAAAAGACCCGATTTATCACGGAATTCTGCCTGCTGGTCCCGAACATCTCCTGATGATGGGAGTGCCTTACGAGCCAAGGATATACAGAGCTGTAGGGGAAGTTACGACCGTCAAAAACGTGGTCTTGACAGAAGGAGGATGCTGTTACCTTCATGCAATCGTACAGATCGAAAAGCAGACTGAAGGAGACGGGAAAAACGCCATAATGGCAGCCTTTGCAGCCCATACAAGCCTGAAACATGTAGTGGTCGTGGATGAGGACATAAATATCTTTGACCCTGATGATGTCGAATTTGCAATTGCTACAAGGGTAAAAGGGGATATGGATATTATGATTATTCCTAATGTCCGCGGAAGTTCCCTTGATCCCAGAGGGGCTCCTGACGGGACGACTACAAAAGTAGGAATCGATGCTACAAAAGTCCTTATTGAAAAAGAGAACTTCGAAAGGGCAGTCATTCCTGAAGAATGA
- a CDS encoding citrate/2-methylcitrate synthase, whose amino-acid sequence MSKNICFIDGLEGVLKYREVDIHELVELPYDAVSYLLIRGELPGEQELAKYSARLHAEREINREVMDIIRMCNFNIDAMEALRTVISFISQFDPDLNDSSPEGNIRKAIRLIAIIPTIVAAYYRVSNGKEPVPPDPSISHGANFLYMIKGSKPEPLEAEVMEKDFILSAEHELNASTFSSRVTASTMSDLYSAVVSGLCTLKGPLHGGARAEVMNMLEEVASPENAEKFVLEKIKQREKIMGFGHRVYKTYDPRGTIFKQLSKKLAESKGDMCWYATAEAIENVVVRELVEKRGKPIYPNVDFYSGVIYKYMEIPPQLATSIFAIGRVSGWIAHCFDQYEKKKIIRPRAFMLDEC is encoded by the coding sequence ATGAGTAAAAATATATGTTTCATAGACGGGCTGGAGGGCGTTCTGAAATACAGGGAAGTCGATATCCACGAACTAGTCGAACTTCCTTATGATGCAGTTTCCTATCTGCTAATCCGGGGAGAGCTCCCCGGAGAACAGGAACTTGCCAAGTACTCAGCCCGCCTGCATGCGGAGCGTGAAATCAACAGGGAGGTAATGGACATTATCCGCATGTGCAATTTCAATATCGATGCTATGGAAGCGCTGCGCACAGTCATTTCTTTCATATCCCAATTCGATCCGGACCTGAATGACAGTTCCCCGGAAGGAAATATAAGAAAAGCCATAAGGTTAATTGCCATAATCCCAACCATTGTTGCTGCTTATTATAGAGTGTCAAATGGAAAGGAACCTGTGCCCCCTGATCCCTCCATATCTCACGGAGCCAATTTCCTGTACATGATAAAAGGAAGCAAGCCAGAACCACTGGAAGCTGAAGTCATGGAAAAAGACTTTATTCTCAGTGCCGAGCATGAGCTGAATGCCTCCACCTTCTCATCCAGAGTTACAGCTTCAACCATGTCCGACCTCTATTCTGCAGTTGTTTCAGGACTCTGCACGCTTAAAGGCCCCCTTCATGGAGGGGCAAGGGCAGAAGTTATGAATATGCTTGAAGAAGTTGCCAGCCCTGAAAATGCTGAGAAATTTGTCCTTGAGAAAATCAAACAGAGAGAAAAAATAATGGGATTCGGGCACAGAGTGTACAAGACATATGACCCCAGGGGCACAATATTCAAGCAGCTCTCAAAGAAACTGGCTGAATCTAAAGGGGATATGTGCTGGTACGCGACAGCCGAGGCAATCGAAAATGTTGTTGTCCGCGAGCTTGTGGAAAAAAGAGGAAAGCCGATTTATCCGAATGTTGATTTCTATTCCGGGGTCATCTACAAATATATGGAAATTCCTCCGCAGCTTGCGACCTCGATCTTTGCAATCGGGAGAGTCTCGGGCTGGATAGCCCATTGTTTCGACCAGTATGAGAAGAAAAAGATCATAAGACCCAGAGCCTTCATGCTCGATGAATGTTAA
- the acnA gene encoding aconitate hydratase AcnA encodes MREGLDPFGVRDSIETIAGKATIYRLSKLEEKGFEGISLLPYSIRILLESLLRHADTEKHLIATEDVEALARWSPENISKRDIPFIPSRVIMQDFTGVPAVVDLAALRSAMERLGGDPAKINPVIPADMVIDHSVQVDSYGTSYALEENEKKEFERNRERYTVLRWAQNAFDNFRVVPPGRGIIHQVNLEYLTPLVHLKEKEGELFAFPDTLVGTDSHTTMINGIGVLGWGVGGIEAEAVMLGQPYYIPVPEVVGFKLYGKLGPGVTATDLVLTITKILRKHGVVGKFVEFYGPGMNSLSLPDRATISNMAPEYGATLGIFPPDMETLNYLKRTGRSDEQVDLVKKYLEAQDLLYSIHKPEPLFSSALELDMGTVKPCIAGPKRPQDQLFLNEVSENFRETMRQTFIRKKEGGAELTRDPAYLRWLGEGGAPVEEAEALGMEEAEKVEPHERDFRVTHGSVVIASITSCTNTSNPSVLIGAGLVAKKAVEKGLRVKPFVKTSLSPGSRVATEYLGAAGLLPYLEALGFHQVGYGCTTCIGNSGPLPEHVAKEIEEKDLTVAAVLSGNRNFEGRINPHVKANYLASPPLVVAYAIAGTININFETDPLAYDPNGLPVYLKDIWPRNEEIREAEKNSVKPSMFKKEYSGVLEGAKLWKDLDVPEGTLYDWSPTSTYIQEPPYFVDFPLTLPLPGDIQNARVLAFFGDSITTDHISPAGNIPADSPAGRYLISWGVDQKDFNSYGSRRGNHEVMMRGTFANIRLRNRLVAREGGWTVYHLKGEDFPPEACEGIPIYDASLLYAENNTPLIVLAGKEYGTGSSRDWAAKGTFLLGVKAVIAESFERIHRSNLVGMGVLPLQFREGENADTLGLTGKESYDILGIEKMEPHGELTVRAKDDNGRKKEFKVALRLDSAVEIEYYRNGGILHKFLRDSVKKK; translated from the coding sequence ATGAGAGAAGGCCTGGACCCCTTTGGGGTAAGAGATAGCATCGAAACAATTGCCGGAAAAGCTACAATTTACAGACTGAGCAAACTGGAAGAAAAGGGCTTTGAAGGGATTTCCCTGCTCCCCTACTCTATAAGGATCCTGCTGGAATCCCTGCTCCGGCATGCGGATACTGAAAAGCACCTGATAGCTACAGAGGACGTGGAAGCCCTTGCCCGCTGGAGTCCTGAAAATATAAGCAAGAGGGATATCCCGTTTATTCCTTCAAGGGTAATCATGCAGGACTTCACGGGTGTGCCCGCAGTAGTTGACCTGGCAGCCCTCCGCTCGGCAATGGAGCGCCTTGGAGGAGACCCTGCCAAAATCAATCCTGTAATTCCTGCTGACATGGTCATTGACCACTCGGTTCAGGTGGATTCCTATGGAACCTCATATGCCCTTGAAGAAAATGAGAAAAAGGAGTTTGAACGCAACCGGGAGCGTTATACCGTCCTCCGCTGGGCACAGAATGCCTTTGATAATTTCAGGGTCGTACCCCCTGGAAGAGGGATCATCCACCAGGTGAATCTTGAGTACCTGACCCCACTCGTGCACCTGAAAGAGAAGGAAGGTGAGTTATTTGCATTCCCTGACACCCTTGTCGGAACTGACTCCCATACCACAATGATAAACGGGATAGGAGTCCTTGGCTGGGGAGTAGGCGGCATAGAAGCCGAAGCCGTAATGCTCGGACAGCCTTACTATATTCCCGTTCCTGAGGTTGTGGGCTTCAAACTCTATGGAAAACTGGGACCTGGGGTTACAGCCACGGATCTAGTTCTTACGATCACCAAAATATTAAGAAAGCACGGTGTAGTCGGCAAGTTTGTCGAGTTCTACGGACCCGGCATGAATTCCTTAAGCCTCCCGGACAGGGCAACGATTTCAAACATGGCTCCCGAATACGGGGCAACGCTCGGGATTTTCCCGCCTGACATGGAGACCTTAAACTACCTGAAGAGGACAGGCAGAAGTGATGAGCAGGTTGACCTTGTAAAAAAGTACCTGGAAGCCCAGGACCTTCTTTACTCAATCCACAAACCCGAACCTCTTTTCAGCAGCGCTCTCGAACTTGATATGGGGACTGTAAAGCCCTGTATCGCAGGACCAAAACGTCCGCAAGACCAGCTCTTCCTGAACGAAGTTTCGGAAAATTTCCGTGAAACAATGAGGCAGACCTTTATAAGAAAGAAGGAGGGAGGTGCTGAGCTGACCAGAGACCCTGCCTATCTGCGCTGGCTGGGAGAAGGAGGAGCCCCGGTAGAAGAAGCCGAAGCATTGGGCATGGAAGAGGCAGAAAAGGTTGAGCCCCATGAGAGAGATTTCAGGGTCACACACGGTTCCGTAGTAATCGCTTCTATCACTTCCTGTACCAATACTTCCAACCCGTCGGTTCTCATAGGAGCCGGGCTGGTCGCAAAAAAAGCTGTTGAAAAGGGTCTGAGGGTTAAACCTTTTGTGAAAACAAGCCTGTCTCCGGGCTCAAGGGTGGCCACCGAGTATCTTGGAGCCGCAGGTCTTCTGCCCTATCTGGAGGCGCTGGGTTTCCACCAGGTAGGATACGGATGTACGACCTGTATAGGGAACAGCGGACCTCTACCCGAACATGTTGCAAAGGAAATTGAAGAAAAAGACCTTACAGTTGCAGCCGTACTCAGCGGGAACAGGAACTTCGAAGGCAGGATCAACCCCCATGTAAAAGCAAACTACCTTGCCTCTCCTCCGCTTGTTGTTGCATATGCAATCGCGGGCACAATAAACATAAACTTTGAAACCGACCCCCTTGCTTATGACCCGAACGGACTCCCTGTTTATCTAAAGGATATCTGGCCCCGAAACGAAGAGATAAGGGAAGCTGAAAAGAACAGCGTTAAGCCTTCAATGTTCAAAAAAGAATACTCCGGGGTTCTGGAAGGAGCAAAACTCTGGAAAGACCTGGATGTGCCTGAAGGTACCCTCTATGACTGGAGCCCGACATCCACCTACATTCAGGAGCCGCCGTATTTTGTGGATTTCCCGCTTACTTTGCCTCTGCCGGGAGATATACAAAACGCCAGGGTTCTTGCTTTTTTCGGAGATAGCATCACTACAGACCACATCTCCCCTGCAGGAAATATCCCGGCAGACAGCCCTGCAGGCAGATATCTGATATCCTGGGGTGTGGACCAGAAAGATTTCAATTCCTACGGCTCGCGCCGGGGCAACCATGAAGTAATGATGCGTGGAACTTTCGCGAACATCCGGCTCAGGAACAGGCTTGTAGCCAGGGAAGGAGGCTGGACTGTCTACCACCTAAAAGGAGAAGACTTCCCGCCCGAGGCATGTGAGGGGATCCCTATCTACGATGCATCTTTGCTCTATGCGGAAAACAATACCCCCTTGATTGTTCTCGCAGGAAAAGAGTACGGAACAGGTAGTTCCCGCGACTGGGCAGCAAAAGGAACATTCCTCCTTGGAGTAAAGGCTGTTATTGCCGAGTCCTTCGAACGCATACACAGAAGCAACCTTGTGGGTATGGGAGTTCTTCCTCTGCAATTTAGGGAGGGGGAAAATGCAGATACCCTTGGCCTCACGGGAAAAGAAAGCTACGATATCCTCGGCATTGAGAAAATGGAACCTCACGGAGAGCTTACCGTAAGAGCAAAGGACGATAACGGGAGAAAAAAAGAGTTTAAGGTCGCATTGAGGCTGGACTCGGCTGTGGAGATAGAGTACTACAGGAATGGAGGAATTTTGCATAAGTTCCTCAGGGATTCGGTGAAGAAAAAATAA